A region from the Sorex araneus isolate mSorAra2 chromosome 6, mSorAra2.pri, whole genome shotgun sequence genome encodes:
- the CCND1 gene encoding G1/S-specific cyclin-D1 isoform X1, whose protein sequence is MAHQLLCCEVDTIRRGYPDANLLNDRVLRAMLKAEETCAPSVSYFKCVQKEIAPSMRKIVATWMLEVCEEQRCEEEVFPLAMNYLDRFLSLEPLPKSRLQLLGATCMFVASKMKETIPLTAEKLCIYTDHSVRPDELLHMELLLVNKLKWNLAAMTPHDFVEHFLSKMPVAPESKRIIRKHAQTFVALCATDAKFISNPPSMVAAGSVAAAVQGLHLGASSGFLAPHRLSRFLSTVIKCDPVASSRGAPSEALSPPAPQDCLRACQEQIEALLESSLRQAQQSPNPKAAEEAEEDLSCTPTDVRDVSL, encoded by the exons ATGGCACACCAGCTCCTGTGCTGCGAGGTGGACACCATCCGCCGCGGCTACCCCGATGCCAACCTCCTCAACGACCGGGTGCTGCGCGCCATGCTCAAGGCGGAGGAGACCTGCGCGCCGTCCGTGTCCTACTTCAAGTGCGTGCAGAAGGAGATCGCGCCGTCCATGCGCAAGATCGTGGCCACCTGGATGCTGGAG GTGTGCGAGGAGCAGAGGTGCGAGGAGGAGGTCTTCCCGCTGGCCATGAACTACCTGGACCGCTTCCTGTCGCTCGAGCCCCTGCCCAAGAGCCGCCTGCAGCTGCTCGGCGCCACCTGCATGTTCGTGGCCTCCAAGATGAAGGAGACCATCCCGCTGACCGCCGAGAAGCTGTGCATCTACACTGACCACTCCGTGCGGCCCGACGAGCTGCTG CACATGGAGCTGCTGCTGGTGAACAAGCTCAAGTGGAACCTGGCGGCGATGACCCCTCACGACTTCGTGGAGCACTTCCTCTCCAAGATGCCCGTGGCCCCCGAGAGCAAACGCATCATCCGCAAGCACGCGCAGACCTTCGTCGCCCTGTGCGCCACGG ACGCCAAGTTCATCTCCAACCCGCCCTCCATGGTGGCCGCGGGCAGCGTGGCAGCGGCCGTGCAGGGCCTGCACCTGGGGGCCTCCAGCGGCTTCCTGGCCCCCCACCGCCTCTCGCGCTTCCTCTCCACTGTCATCAAGTGTGACCCA GTGGCATCCAGCAGAGGCGCCCCCTCTGAGGCcctgtcccctcccgccccccaggacTGCCTCCGGGCCTGCCAGGAGCAGATCGAAGCCCTGCTGGAGTCCAGCCTGCGCCAGGCCCAGCAGAGCCCGAACCCCAAGGCCGccgaggaggcggaggaggactTGTCCTGCACCCCCACCGACGTGCGCGACGTCAGCCTCTGA
- the CCND1 gene encoding G1/S-specific cyclin-D1 isoform X2, producing the protein MAHQLLCCEVDTIRRGYPDANLLNDRVLRAMLKAEETCAPSVSYFKCVQKEIAPSMRKIVATWMLEVCEEQRCEEEVFPLAMNYLDRFLSLEPLPKSRLQLLGATCMFVASKMKETIPLTAEKLCIYTDHSVRPDELLHMELLLVNKLKWNLAAMTPHDFVEHFLSKMPVAPESKRIIRKHAQTFVALCATDAKFISNPPSMVAAGSVAAAVQGLHLGASSGFLAPHRLSRFLSTVIKCDPDCLRACQEQIEALLESSLRQAQQSPNPKAAEEAEEDLSCTPTDVRDVSL; encoded by the exons ATGGCACACCAGCTCCTGTGCTGCGAGGTGGACACCATCCGCCGCGGCTACCCCGATGCCAACCTCCTCAACGACCGGGTGCTGCGCGCCATGCTCAAGGCGGAGGAGACCTGCGCGCCGTCCGTGTCCTACTTCAAGTGCGTGCAGAAGGAGATCGCGCCGTCCATGCGCAAGATCGTGGCCACCTGGATGCTGGAG GTGTGCGAGGAGCAGAGGTGCGAGGAGGAGGTCTTCCCGCTGGCCATGAACTACCTGGACCGCTTCCTGTCGCTCGAGCCCCTGCCCAAGAGCCGCCTGCAGCTGCTCGGCGCCACCTGCATGTTCGTGGCCTCCAAGATGAAGGAGACCATCCCGCTGACCGCCGAGAAGCTGTGCATCTACACTGACCACTCCGTGCGGCCCGACGAGCTGCTG CACATGGAGCTGCTGCTGGTGAACAAGCTCAAGTGGAACCTGGCGGCGATGACCCCTCACGACTTCGTGGAGCACTTCCTCTCCAAGATGCCCGTGGCCCCCGAGAGCAAACGCATCATCCGCAAGCACGCGCAGACCTTCGTCGCCCTGTGCGCCACGG ACGCCAAGTTCATCTCCAACCCGCCCTCCATGGTGGCCGCGGGCAGCGTGGCAGCGGCCGTGCAGGGCCTGCACCTGGGGGCCTCCAGCGGCTTCCTGGCCCCCCACCGCCTCTCGCGCTTCCTCTCCACTGTCATCAAGTGTGACCCA gacTGCCTCCGGGCCTGCCAGGAGCAGATCGAAGCCCTGCTGGAGTCCAGCCTGCGCCAGGCCCAGCAGAGCCCGAACCCCAAGGCCGccgaggaggcggaggaggactTGTCCTGCACCCCCACCGACGTGCGCGACGTCAGCCTCTGA